The Candidatus Nanohalovita haloferacivicina genome has a window encoding:
- a CDS encoding V-type ATPase subunit has protein sequence MALGTQKDYPYMYARVSAKKAKLLDQSDYENLMKMGANEISRNLQEGEYKEDIDALGSNYEGVRLVELGLSRNLARSLSEIVDLAPEGLSKVLQAYLRKYDILSIKRLLRWKLSENEDLDIQAILTPVSSFTYKDLKELSEMEFEQIIEEISFESVINYTEYLEDAETVSEVETALDQAYFDELEYLAKKVNSKEFKDFLKREMEHQNLTVALRLKKHEVEKEEIRSRMIENGGSKIVENVIEAEDLEAAVNTLAEEEMISSTDEELEEIERELEVNRLQRALRMLHTEPLGLTSIIGYIIAKITEVENLRMLIRAKETGIHNIETIRRNLVVSER, from the coding sequence ATGGCCCTAGGAACACAGAAAGACTACCCATACATGTACGCCCGCGTCAGCGCGAAGAAAGCAAAACTTCTCGACCAGAGCGACTACGAGAACCTGATGAAAATGGGCGCAAACGAAATATCCAGAAACCTCCAGGAAGGAGAATACAAAGAAGACATCGACGCCCTAGGGTCAAACTACGAAGGAGTAAGACTTGTAGAACTAGGCCTATCCAGAAACCTGGCCCGATCACTATCCGAAATAGTAGACCTAGCACCAGAAGGCCTCAGCAAAGTCCTCCAAGCATACCTCAGAAAATACGATATTCTGAGCATCAAAAGACTTCTCAGATGGAAACTGAGCGAGAACGAAGACCTTGATATCCAGGCCATTCTCACACCAGTATCCAGCTTCACATACAAAGACCTCAAAGAACTTTCAGAAATGGAATTCGAACAGATAATTGAGGAAATCAGCTTCGAATCCGTCATCAACTACACAGAATACCTTGAAGATGCAGAAACAGTATCAGAAGTTGAGACAGCTCTAGACCAGGCCTACTTCGACGAACTAGAATACCTGGCAAAAAAGGTCAACAGCAAAGAGTTCAAGGATTTCCTGAAAAGAGAAATGGAACACCAGAACCTGACCGTGGCCCTCAGACTGAAGAAACACGAAGTAGAGAAAGAAGAGATCAGATCAAGAATGATCGAAAACGGAGGATCAAAGATTGTAGAGAACGTGATCGAGGCCGAAGATCTAGAGGCCGCAGTAAATACCCTGGCCGAAGAAGAAATGATCAGCTCAACAGATGAGGAACTGGAAGAGATAGAAAGAGAACTTGAGGTAAACAGGCTTCAGAGAGCGCTTAGAATGCTGCACACAGAACCCCTAGGCCTGACATCAATCATCGGCTACATTATTGCAAAAATTACAGAAGTAGAGAACTTGAGAATGCTGATCAGAGCCAAAGAAACAGGCATTCACAATATCGAAACCATTAGGAGAAACTTGGTTGTTTCAGAAAGGTGA
- a CDS encoding V-type ATP synthase subunit I, translating to MTKISVTGPKKYLKDVIDELHSLKILDIESYDGDLETGEPFEEAEDLSQLLVDIRSLESKLPELEEVEEEELDLEEIEENIPEISSKIDRLTSKKERLKRKISGLNDEKKFFKRITGTGLTYDDLQGSERLEVFIGDLDAEALKEKSSGNYELLEGRSTNVVIYEKDSGMKQVLMDVQERSYELPEGDFSGTPEDIVNNTEARKEEFKNEIETVEAQLEELAAEWRGKLETANEYLTERIEKAEVPLQFGTTENTFIIEGWIPSDSYTQFEEEVAEVTEGKVHIQKEEGENPPVQHDNNRFVQPFESLTDLMAVPKHNELDPSIVLMLTFPLFFGFMIGDAGYGLTSLAVFYGGMKVFPKASDMFKSLMYASVATFLFGLAFGDAFGYVIFGHHSELAAVTGIHLFEQIPILWHRAEHLGQVFTISAIIGLVHVNLGYLIGVYNETIRHDFKHAFLEKGSWLMLEAGALLWYFQGATVGAPVTLIALATLWTGEGVEGIVEIPSLLSNILSYLRIFGVSVAAVSLAAVVNSMANPLLTSGSVIGLAAGIGLLIFGHVFNTFIKIMEGFLQGIRLHYVEMFGKFYEGGGKKYAPFGAKEP from the coding sequence ATGACCAAAATCTCCGTAACAGGGCCGAAGAAATACCTGAAAGATGTTATAGATGAACTTCATTCTCTAAAAATTCTTGACATAGAGTCCTACGACGGAGATCTTGAGACCGGAGAACCTTTCGAAGAGGCCGAAGACCTTTCACAACTTCTAGTAGACATCAGATCACTTGAATCCAAACTACCTGAACTCGAAGAAGTTGAGGAAGAAGAACTGGATCTGGAGGAAATAGAGGAAAATATTCCGGAAATCTCATCCAAGATCGACAGACTAACCAGCAAAAAGGAAAGACTGAAGAGAAAAATCTCAGGCCTTAACGACGAAAAAAAGTTCTTCAAAAGAATAACAGGAACAGGCCTGACCTACGACGATCTTCAGGGATCAGAAAGACTTGAAGTATTCATCGGAGACCTGGACGCAGAAGCGCTAAAAGAAAAATCTTCCGGGAACTACGAACTACTGGAAGGCCGAAGCACAAACGTTGTAATATATGAGAAAGACTCTGGAATGAAACAAGTCCTGATGGATGTCCAAGAAAGAAGCTATGAACTTCCGGAAGGAGACTTCTCAGGCACACCTGAAGACATTGTAAACAATACTGAGGCCCGAAAAGAAGAATTCAAAAACGAGATAGAAACAGTAGAGGCCCAGCTAGAAGAACTAGCAGCTGAATGGAGAGGAAAACTTGAGACAGCAAACGAATACCTCACAGAAAGAATTGAGAAAGCCGAGGTCCCTCTCCAATTCGGTACTACAGAAAACACATTCATTATAGAGGGATGGATTCCTTCCGACTCATACACACAGTTCGAGGAAGAAGTCGCAGAAGTAACAGAAGGAAAAGTCCACATCCAGAAAGAGGAAGGAGAAAATCCTCCGGTTCAGCACGACAACAACCGTTTCGTGCAGCCATTCGAATCACTTACAGATCTGATGGCGGTTCCAAAACACAACGAACTGGACCCATCCATCGTACTGATGCTTACATTCCCACTTTTCTTCGGATTCATGATCGGAGACGCAGGATATGGCCTGACATCACTCGCAGTATTCTACGGAGGAATGAAAGTATTCCCAAAGGCCTCCGACATGTTCAAGTCACTGATGTACGCATCAGTCGCCACATTCCTATTCGGCCTCGCATTCGGTGACGCCTTCGGATACGTCATATTCGGCCACCACTCCGAGCTAGCCGCAGTAACGGGAATACATCTATTTGAACAGATTCCAATTCTGTGGCACAGAGCCGAACACCTAGGCCAAGTATTCACAATTTCAGCAATCATCGGCCTGGTGCACGTCAACCTAGGATATCTTATCGGAGTCTACAACGAGACAATCAGGCACGACTTCAAACATGCCTTCCTAGAGAAAGGAAGCTGGCTAATGCTTGAAGCCGGAGCACTACTATGGTACTTCCAGGGCGCAACAGTAGGAGCACCAGTCACACTTATCGCACTGGCAACACTCTGGACAGGAGAAGGAGTAGAAGGAATAGTCGAAATCCCATCACTACTCTCAAACATCCTATCCTACCTAAGAATATTCGGAGTATCAGTAGCAGCAGTCTCACTAGCCGCAGTAGTAAACTCAATGGCCAACCCACTGCTTACATCAGGCAGCGTAATCGGCCTGGCAGCAGGAATAGGACTGCTAATCTTCGGACACGTATTCAACACATTCATCAAAATCATGGAAGGCTTCCTTCAAGGAATACGTCTTCACTACGTGGAGATGTTCGGAAAATTCTACGAAGGAGGCGGTAAAAAATACGCTCCATTCGGAGCAAAGGAACCATAG
- a CDS encoding V-type ATP synthase subunit F, giving the protein MTENDDMEKRNLAVIGDQDFTLGFQLAGVQKVFEKGDYQKKIQELTSREDIGILVVKEEDLHDLPKRIRKDISNSVDPVVVPLSEEAESERLQEKIKKAIGADVTPE; this is encoded by the coding sequence ATGACAGAAAACGACGACATGGAGAAGAGAAATCTTGCAGTAATCGGAGACCAGGACTTCACACTTGGCTTCCAGCTAGCAGGAGTTCAGAAAGTATTTGAAAAAGGAGACTACCAGAAGAAGATTCAGGAACTAACAAGCAGAGAGGACATCGGAATTCTGGTAGTTAAAGAGGAAGATCTACACGATCTACCTAAAAGAATTAGAAAAGACATCAGCAACTCAGTCGACCCTGTTGTAGTACCGCTTTCCGAAGAAGCAGAAAGTGAGAGACTACAGGAAAAAATCAAGAAAGCAATTGGAGCAGACGTAACTCCAGAATAA
- a CDS encoding V-type ATP synthase subunit D, with the protein MSQDVKPTRSEELRLKERINLAENGHEILEKKRDGLIHEFMEIIGDARDVNQELANIYSQARLKLLLAKVYDGEDTLMANTLHVENEPEIRSETQNIMGVVVPEIESEQVTRTVTEREYGLTTSTSRIDSVADKYEELIEKIIEAAETQTKVLKLLDEIEKTKRRVNALEHKTIPEMKEDLDYVSQTLEESEREETFRMKKVKEMSEEA; encoded by the coding sequence ATGTCACAAGACGTCAAACCAACCCGATCAGAAGAACTCCGACTCAAGGAGAGAATCAACCTAGCCGAAAACGGCCACGAGATCCTGGAAAAGAAAAGAGACGGCCTAATCCACGAATTCATGGAAATAATCGGAGACGCAAGAGACGTAAACCAGGAACTAGCCAACATCTACTCACAGGCCCGACTCAAACTTCTCCTAGCCAAAGTCTACGACGGAGAAGACACACTAATGGCCAACACACTCCACGTAGAAAACGAGCCAGAAATCAGGTCAGAAACACAGAACATCATGGGAGTAGTAGTGCCAGAAATCGAATCAGAACAAGTAACCAGAACAGTAACAGAAAGAGAATACGGCCTGACAACATCAACCTCCAGAATCGACTCAGTAGCCGATAAATACGAAGAACTGATCGAAAAAATAATTGAGGCCGCAGAAACACAGACCAAGGTACTCAAACTTCTGGACGAGATCGAGAAAACAAAGAGAAGAGTAAACGCACTCGAACACAAGACAATTCCAGAGATGAAAGAAGACCTTGACTACGTATCACAGACACTGGAAGAAAGCGAAAGAGAAGAAACCTTCCGCATGAAAAAAGTCAAGGAAATGTCAGAAGAAGCCTGA
- a CDS encoding V-type ATP synthase subunit E family protein produces MALEDVKSEVLNDAEEKANKIVDEAEEEAEEIKEEARKEAEEIEEKVKQEIEEQKSSIEKEGLANARMEAKQKKLHAKQEALEEAFEEFREDLSEKVSDNREAFLENCVEQAEFEVCAVQASEEFEDAVDDLGYDYEELDEEGVIVVSEDGLKRLNFKLDKIVENYRENYRNQVAEKLF; encoded by the coding sequence ATGGCACTTGAAGACGTGAAATCAGAAGTATTGAACGATGCTGAAGAAAAAGCAAACAAGATAGTAGACGAAGCTGAGGAAGAAGCAGAAGAAATCAAAGAAGAAGCAAGAAAAGAAGCAGAAGAAATAGAGGAAAAAGTCAAACAGGAAATTGAAGAACAGAAATCCTCAATAGAAAAAGAAGGCCTTGCCAACGCAAGAATGGAGGCCAAGCAGAAGAAGCTGCATGCCAAACAGGAAGCACTGGAAGAGGCCTTCGAAGAATTCAGAGAAGACCTATCAGAAAAAGTATCAGACAACAGAGAGGCCTTCCTTGAGAACTGTGTTGAACAGGCAGAGTTCGAGGTATGTGCAGTTCAGGCATCCGAAGAATTTGAGGACGCAGTCGACGATCTAGGATATGACTACGAGGAACTCGATGAGGAAGGAGTAATTGTAGTATCTGAGGACGGCCTCAAAAGACTGAACTTCAAACTTGACAAAATCGTGGAAAACTACCGTGAAAACTACAGAAACCAGGTAGCGGAGAAACTTTTCTAA
- a CDS encoding ATPase, with translation MAVSGLTAIGAGLAIGISALATAWAQAKIGSAGVGALAEDDSLFGSVLILTALPETIVIFGLVVSLVVTGFI, from the coding sequence ATGGCAGTATCAGGACTTACAGCAATCGGTGCAGGACTCGCAATCGGAATCTCCGCACTTGCAACAGCCTGGGCACAGGCAAAGATCGGATCAGCAGGTGTAGGAGCTCTAGCAGAAGATGACAGCCTATTTGGATCAGTGCTTATCCTTACAGCACTACCAGAAACAATCGTCATCTTCGGACTAGTAGTCTCACTGGTTGTTACAGGATTCATATAG
- a CDS encoding V-type ATP synthase subunit B, translated as MSQQEEYKTINEVKGPLVYVEKTRDIAYGDIVEIETPDGETKRGEVLETSKDVVVVQVYEETQGIGRDAHVKFLDQNVKMPVTEDLLGRILDGTGDPIDDGPEIIPEEERDIQGEAINPYSRELPEDFIQTGITTIDLMNTLVRGQKLPIFSGSGLPHNELSMQIARQADTKGEDTEFAVVFAGMGITDEESKEFIEEFRETGALERSVVFLNKADDPAPERLITPRLALTTAEYLAFEKGMEVLVVMTDMTNYCNALREVSAAREEVPGRRGYPGYMYTDLAELYERAGIIEGRQGSVTQIPILTMPNDDKTHPIPDLTGYITEGQIVVDRDLDNKGIKPPVNVLPSLSRLMDNGIGEGFTREDHGDVSDQLYALYAEGENLRDLVSIVGEDALSERDEKVLEFTRQFEQQIINQGTRTNRDIEESLSVAWDILSIVPEGELTRLDPETREKYLPDQEEDEDEE; from the coding sequence ATGAGCCAACAAGAAGAATACAAGACAATTAACGAAGTTAAAGGACCTCTCGTATACGTAGAGAAAACCCGAGACATCGCCTACGGAGACATCGTAGAAATCGAAACACCAGACGGCGAAACAAAGAGAGGAGAAGTACTCGAAACCAGCAAAGACGTAGTAGTCGTGCAGGTATATGAGGAAACACAGGGAATCGGAAGAGACGCACACGTCAAGTTCCTGGACCAGAACGTCAAGATGCCAGTAACAGAAGACCTACTAGGCAGAATCCTTGACGGAACAGGAGACCCAATCGACGATGGCCCAGAAATCATCCCTGAAGAAGAAAGAGATATCCAGGGAGAGGCCATCAACCCATACAGTCGTGAACTACCAGAGGACTTCATCCAGACAGGAATCACAACAATCGACCTGATGAACACACTGGTCCGCGGGCAAAAGCTTCCAATCTTCTCAGGATCAGGCCTACCACACAACGAACTATCAATGCAGATCGCACGACAGGCCGACACAAAAGGAGAAGACACAGAGTTCGCAGTAGTATTCGCAGGAATGGGTATTACAGACGAAGAATCCAAAGAATTCATCGAAGAATTCAGAGAGACAGGAGCACTGGAAAGATCCGTTGTATTCCTGAACAAGGCCGACGACCCAGCACCTGAAAGACTGATCACACCAAGACTTGCACTCACAACAGCAGAATACCTTGCATTCGAGAAAGGAATGGAAGTTCTGGTCGTCATGACAGACATGACAAACTACTGTAACGCACTGAGAGAAGTCTCAGCAGCAAGAGAAGAAGTACCAGGCCGAAGAGGATACCCAGGATACATGTACACAGACCTGGCAGAACTCTACGAAAGAGCAGGAATTATCGAAGGCAGACAGGGGTCAGTCACACAGATTCCGATCCTGACAATGCCTAACGACGACAAAACACACCCTATCCCTGACCTCACAGGATACATTACAGAGGGCCAGATCGTAGTAGACAGAGACCTAGACAACAAAGGAATCAAGCCACCGGTCAACGTCCTTCCATCACTTTCCCGACTGATGGACAACGGAATCGGAGAAGGATTCACACGTGAAGACCACGGAGACGTTTCAGACCAGCTCTATGCACTCTACGCAGAAGGAGAGAACCTCAGAGACCTGGTATCGATTGTCGGAGAGGACGCACTATCCGAAAGAGACGAAAAAGTCCTCGAATTCACAAGACAGTTCGAACAACAGATCATCAACCAGGGAACAAGAACCAACAGAGACATCGAGGAATCGCTCTCAGTCGCATGGGACATCCTATCAATCGTTCCAGAAGGAGAACTCACAAGACTCGACCCAGAAACCAGAGAAAAGTACCTACCAGACCAGGAAGAGGACGAAGACGAGGAGTAA
- a CDS encoding transcription initiation factor IIB: MTEDGNIPRRQFDNYEVPEEWEEDEETEEQEGEEAPDEDAEGYEVVQEEAEEGETVLTCPECDSQRFEEDSSKGELICIECGFVIDEDRIDESAEWRAFNAEEKEKKARAGQPLTYTKHDMGVSTEIGKGSGELYKVSGNKRAQYYRLRKWHKRLTKSKDRNLGFALSELNSMISNLNLPESVHEETARLYEKAVDQGLVRGRSMESIISAIIYIVARKQGTPRTLDEISDASGIEKREIGRAYRYVARELGLRILPAKPQDYVPRFAGKLQLSGEVQARARNILKEARERDLLSGKGPTGLAAAALYIAAVLEGEKRTQREVADVVGVTEVTIRNRYKELAEKLGLEEELEEKSN; encoded by the coding sequence ATGACTGAAGATGGTAACATTCCGCGAAGACAGTTTGATAATTATGAAGTCCCAGAAGAATGGGAGGAAGATGAAGAAACAGAAGAACAGGAAGGAGAAGAAGCCCCTGATGAAGACGCAGAGGGATATGAAGTCGTCCAGGAAGAAGCAGAGGAAGGCGAAACAGTACTTACATGTCCAGAATGTGATTCTCAGAGATTCGAGGAAGACTCCTCAAAAGGAGAGCTTATCTGTATCGAATGTGGTTTCGTAATCGACGAAGACCGTATCGACGAATCCGCAGAATGGAGAGCATTCAACGCAGAAGAAAAAGAGAAAAAGGCCCGAGCAGGCCAGCCACTAACGTACACAAAGCACGACATGGGAGTATCCACAGAAATTGGAAAAGGAAGTGGAGAACTCTACAAAGTCTCAGGCAACAAAAGAGCACAGTACTACAGACTCAGAAAATGGCACAAGAGACTGACCAAGTCAAAGGACCGCAACCTCGGATTTGCACTATCCGAACTGAACTCGATGATCTCCAACTTGAACCTGCCTGAATCAGTCCACGAAGAGACAGCCAGACTATACGAGAAAGCTGTCGACCAGGGACTGGTCAGAGGACGTTCCATGGAGTCCATCATCTCTGCAATCATCTACATTGTAGCAAGAAAGCAGGGAACTCCAAGAACTCTTGACGAGATCTCAGATGCCTCCGGAATCGAGAAAAGAGAGATCGGACGCGCATACAGATACGTCGCAAGAGAACTAGGCCTCAGAATCCTGCCAGCAAAGCCTCAGGACTACGTACCAAGATTCGCCGGTAAACTCCAGCTATCAGGAGAAGTCCAGGCCCGAGCACGTAACATCCTGAAAGAAGCAAGAGAAAGAGACCTCCTCTCAGGAAAAGGCCCTACAGGCCTCGCCGCTGCAGCACTTTACATCGCAGCAGTACTTGAAGGAGAGAAGAGAACACAGAGAGAAGTAGCAGACGTAGTAGGAGTAACAGAAGTCACAATCAGGAACCGCTACAAAGAACTAGCAGAGAAACTAGGCCTCGAGGAAGAGCTCGAAGAGAAATCCAACTAA
- the ahaH gene encoding ATP synthase archaeal subunit H, producing the protein MSNVVQEVKKAEKDAKSIIEDAEESREEILSDAREEAEDIVESKKENMQERKEKELKKFRKEIEEQKDDIVEEGETEATEIKNQASENTEEAKEFLEQKFEEDFL; encoded by the coding sequence TTGAGTAATGTAGTACAAGAAGTCAAAAAGGCAGAGAAAGACGCCAAATCCATAATCGAAGACGCGGAAGAAAGCCGCGAAGAAATTCTCTCCGATGCTAGAGAAGAAGCAGAGGACATAGTCGAAAGTAAGAAAGAGAACATGCAGGAGAGAAAGGAGAAGGAACTCAAGAAGTTCAGAAAAGAAATTGAAGAACAGAAAGACGATATTGTTGAGGAAGGAGAGACAGAAGCCACCGAGATCAAGAATCAGGCCAGCGAAAACACTGAGGAAGCAAAAGAATTCCTAGAACAGAAATTTGAAGAAGACTTCCTCTAG
- a CDS encoding tRNA (guanine(10)-N(2))-dimethyltransferase — MEERGLKIFVPEEEEPGKDSSVFYNKDMKNNRDISWAALKVFREKVEVPEFNIADALAASGIRGFRYSGQGNIHLNDTNPRAIESIEKGLEENDIEAEVSESDANVFLSENRNFFHLIDVDPFGPFTPYLDSTARAANYQSFVGLTATDNAVPAGSYKKTCMRRYGSTPMKNALMHETGLRIYIKEAFQNFARYDKCFDPKICWHERHYTRVMGRVTESKSRANRTLENIGYMSFCPQCRWRKLERVDKCGHCGAEVKVAGPLWTGKISDQRFTSEVLEEMPEDWESREIVELLDSEAEILTPFYDLHKMASSTGLMAPKREDVIENLREKGYPVSRTHFTPTGIRTDAPLEDVISAMKD, encoded by the coding sequence ATGGAAGAAAGAGGCCTGAAAATCTTCGTGCCGGAAGAGGAAGAGCCGGGGAAAGACTCCAGTGTGTTCTACAATAAAGACATGAAGAACAACAGGGATATCTCGTGGGCCGCACTGAAGGTTTTCAGAGAGAAAGTAGAGGTGCCAGAGTTCAATATTGCCGACGCGCTAGCAGCCTCGGGCATCCGAGGATTCAGGTACTCAGGCCAGGGCAACATCCATCTAAACGATACTAATCCAAGAGCGATTGAAAGTATAGAGAAAGGCCTCGAGGAAAACGACATTGAGGCCGAAGTTTCTGAAAGCGACGCCAACGTTTTTCTTTCAGAGAACAGGAACTTCTTCCACCTTATAGATGTAGATCCTTTCGGACCTTTCACACCTTACCTTGATTCCACGGCCAGAGCAGCTAACTACCAGAGCTTTGTAGGCCTGACAGCAACTGATAACGCGGTTCCTGCTGGAAGCTACAAGAAGACCTGCATGAGGAGATACGGATCTACTCCGATGAAGAACGCGTTGATGCATGAGACAGGACTCAGGATTTACATTAAGGAGGCCTTCCAGAACTTCGCTCGCTACGACAAATGCTTCGATCCAAAGATTTGCTGGCATGAAAGACACTATACTAGAGTGATGGGAAGAGTTACGGAGTCAAAGAGCCGAGCAAACAGAACTCTGGAGAATATAGGCTACATGAGCTTCTGTCCGCAGTGTAGATGGAGAAAACTGGAAAGAGTCGATAAATGCGGCCACTGTGGTGCAGAAGTCAAGGTTGCAGGCCCTCTATGGACTGGAAAAATTTCCGATCAGAGATTTACCTCAGAAGTGCTGGAAGAAATGCCAGAGGATTGGGAATCGCGGGAGATAGTAGAGTTGCTTGATTCTGAGGCCGAGATACTGACTCCTTTCTATGATCTTCACAAAATGGCCTCCTCAACTGGATTAATGGCGCCGAAAAGAGAGGATGTCATAGAAAATTTGAGGGAGAAAGGATATCCTGTATCCCGAACGCACTTCACTCCTACAGGTATAAGAACTGATGCGCCTTTAGAAGATGTTATTTCTGCAATGAAAGATTAA
- a CDS encoding V-type ATP synthase subunit A: MADGEIYKVAGPVVIATGMDPQMYDVVKVGDEGLMGEVIQIEGEKSYIQVYEQTTGVKPGEPVKNTEEPLSVELGPGLLGSIYDGLQRPLPVLQNMTGDFIERGEDAPGIDDEEEYDFRPTREEGDEVTPGDVIGKVDVDFGTHKVMVPPGSEGGTIKEIRSGEHTVKETVVELENGEEIQMRQEWPIRQPREEDEKLKPEVPLITGQRVLDGFFPIAKGGTAAIPGPFGSGKTVTQQSLAKYSDADIIVYIGCGERGNEMTEVLEEFPELEDPQTGDKIINRTVLIANTSNMPVAAREASIYTGVTIAEYFRDMGLDVALMADSTSRWAEAMREVSARLEEMPGERGYPAYLASRLAEFYERAGRVKPLGPEDPGSVSIIGAVSPPGGDFSEPVTQNTLRVAKNFWALDADLAEKRHFPSINWDDSYSGYSDKLIEHFQDEVDDEWAENIQEAKDLLQKDGELQETVQLVGKDALPDRERLTLEIANMVKQFYLQQNAFHPVDEYSEPEKTHEILDLILDWGNEAYQALEDGALVEDIISLDSKNRVSEVATSEEYLETVQDIREQMDEEFEEVVEE, from the coding sequence ATGGCAGACGGTGAAATTTACAAAGTAGCAGGCCCGGTGGTTATCGCTACCGGCATGGACCCTCAGATGTACGACGTAGTTAAAGTCGGCGACGAGGGACTCATGGGAGAAGTTATCCAAATCGAAGGAGAAAAATCATACATACAGGTCTACGAACAGACAACCGGAGTAAAACCCGGAGAACCAGTGAAGAACACTGAAGAACCACTAAGCGTAGAACTAGGCCCAGGACTACTCGGCTCAATCTACGACGGACTTCAGAGACCTCTACCAGTACTGCAGAACATGACCGGAGACTTCATCGAAAGAGGAGAGGACGCACCAGGAATCGACGATGAAGAAGAATACGACTTCAGACCAACAAGAGAAGAAGGAGACGAAGTCACACCCGGAGACGTAATCGGAAAAGTAGACGTAGACTTCGGAACACACAAAGTAATGGTCCCCCCAGGAAGCGAAGGAGGAACAATCAAAGAAATCCGAAGCGGAGAACACACAGTCAAAGAAACAGTCGTCGAACTAGAAAACGGCGAAGAAATCCAGATGCGACAGGAATGGCCTATCAGACAGCCAAGAGAAGAAGACGAAAAACTCAAACCAGAAGTACCACTGATCACAGGCCAGAGAGTACTCGACGGATTCTTCCCAATCGCCAAAGGAGGAACAGCAGCAATCCCAGGCCCATTCGGATCAGGAAAAACAGTAACACAGCAGAGCCTCGCAAAATACTCCGACGCAGACATCATCGTCTACATCGGATGCGGAGAAAGAGGAAACGAGATGACAGAAGTCCTCGAAGAATTCCCAGAACTAGAAGACCCACAGACAGGCGACAAGATCATCAACAGAACAGTACTGATCGCAAACACTTCAAACATGCCTGTAGCAGCAAGAGAAGCATCAATCTACACAGGAGTAACAATAGCAGAATACTTCAGAGACATGGGCCTCGACGTAGCCCTGATGGCAGACTCAACATCACGTTGGGCAGAAGCCATGCGTGAAGTATCCGCAAGACTAGAAGAAATGCCTGGAGAAAGAGGATACCCAGCATACCTGGCCTCAAGACTCGCAGAATTCTACGAAAGAGCAGGAAGAGTCAAACCTCTAGGCCCTGAAGACCCAGGATCTGTCTCCATCATCGGAGCAGTAAGTCCTCCAGGAGGAGACTTCTCGGAGCCTGTAACCCAGAACACTTTGCGTGTAGCAAAGAACTTCTGGGCTCTTGACGCAGACCTAGCAGAGAAGAGACACTTCCCATCAATCAACTGGGATGACTCTTACTCAGGTTACAGCGACAAGCTTATCGAACACTTCCAAGACGAAGTAGACGACGAATGGGCTGAAAACATTCAAGAAGCCAAAGACCTACTTCAAAAGGACGGAGAACTTCAGGAGACTGTACAGCTCGTAGGTAAAGACGCACTACCAGACAGAGAAAGACTCACACTGGAGATCGCAAACATGGTTAAACAGTTCTACCTACAGCAGAACGCATTCCACCCTGTAGATGAGTACTCAGAACCAGAGAAAACCCACGAAATACTCGACCTGATCCTTGACTGGGGTAACGAGGCCTATCAGGCCCTTGAAGACGGAGCCCTTGTTGAGGACATCATCAGTCTCGACTCCAAGAACAGAGTCAGCGAAGTAGCAACCTCAGAGGAATACCTGGAAACAGTTCAGGATATCAGAGAACAAATGGATGAGGAATTTGAAGAGGTAGTCGAGGAGTAG